The following DNA comes from Hypomesus transpacificus isolate Combined female unplaced genomic scaffold, fHypTra1 scaffold_421, whole genome shotgun sequence.
ttcctcttgCTCGTCTTGTTACACAACCCTGTCCTCGTGATGTCAGCGGTGATGTCATCTGGAGGTCTGCACCTGATTGTCTGGAGGGATGTAGAGGTACCTCCAGATGGCGTAGTAGTGGATGCCGGCTCCCATGGCAACGAAAAGATGCCAGATGGCGTGAGCGAATGGCACGAGGCCGTCGCTCTTGAAGAACACCATGCCCAGGCAGTAGCAGGCTCCGCCCACCAGAAGCTCACACAGCCCCGCCCTGtccggctgggggggggggggggggggggttcagtgatgttaaattgtttttgtgtgtatgtgagtgtgtgtgtgagtgtgtgtgtgtgagtgatctcACCATTGAGAGGATTACAAGGGCAGGGAACACACCCATGACTGTGTAACAGAACAACTCCATGATCTTatatctggaggaggaggaggagaagaagaggaggaggtagaggggtaggaggaggaagagggggaggaggagggggagggggggagggggtagagggggaggaaggagagaacagATGTACAGTAGGTCAGGTCAGGTGCACATAGAGCATCTATGTAGTCCTGAATTGTGAAATGTGACTTAAATCAGaagtgagaagtgtgtgtgtctgacccctgacctctcgtGGAAGAAGAACACATAAGTGGTTCCCACGGTAGCCATGACCCACACCAGCCAGCGCATGTGACAACCCCAGGGTCCTAGCTCCCTGAGGTtcaacctggaacacacacagaggtacacacacattaggGTTATTAttgtatgcagtgtgtgtgtgagtgtgtgtcctgtgcaCACAGGCCTCACCAGGGGGCGTAGGAAGCAGCGATGAAGAAGTAGATCACCATCCGGTCACACATGTGGAAGCACTGCTCCACCCCCCTGCTTAAGACACACGGAGAcactgtgagggtgtgtgtgtgagagagagtgtaagagtgtgtgtgagagacagtgtgtgtgtgtgagagagagagacagtgtgagtgtgtgtgtgtgtgtgtgtgtgtgagacagagagagtgtatgagaatgtgtgtgtgtgtgtgtgtgtgtgtgtgtgagagagagtgtgtgtgtgtgtgtgtgtgtgagagagagagacagtgtgtgtgtgtgtgtgtgtgtgagagagagagacagtatgtgtgtgtgtgtgtgtgtgagagagagagacagtgtgtgtgtgtgtgagagagagacagtgtgtgtgtgtgtgtgtgtgtgtgtgtgagagagacagtgtgtgtgtctttgtgtgtaccGCAGGTGGCTCTTCTTCCAGGCTACAGTGTGAAACAGGGTGGAGATGATGAAGAGTGAGCTTAGCCCCGCCCCGTACAGCCATGCCGAGACGCGCTCCCATTGGTCCTCGGACAGGAAGTGCAGTACCGAGCTGCCCAATAAACTGGGGATAATCCACAGCTACAGGAAGTACACAAACAAACTAATATCAACACAATCATATGGATATAAAAGTATTCTGtaaaatacatatattataGGAAATGTAAAGAATATTCTGTATATTAAAAATACTGTAGACAATGCGAACATTCTGGAAAATGAAACTAATATGGTAGGCATGTGTGCGTACCGCGTGTGTGGCACAGTTAGCTGCATGTTCGTAGTCCGTGGGCTGGTATCGCTTGTCGGCCGGAACACGGTTGTTCATAAATCTGGAACAAGCAAACAGATTAACATCCTACCAGCCTGGATGTcatacagcatgtgtgtgtgtgtgtgtgcgtgtgcgtg
Coding sequences within:
- the LOC124464941 gene encoding monocyte to macrophage differentiation factor 2-like isoform X2; the protein is MNLVRFMNNRVPADKRYQPTDYEHAANCATHALWIIPSLLGSSVLHFLSEDQWERVSAWLYGAGLSSLFIISTLFHTVAWKKSHLRGVEQCFHMCDRMVIYFFIAASYAPWLNLRELGPWGCHMRWLVWVMATVGTTYVFFFHERYKIMELFCYTVMGVFPALVILSMPDRAGLCELLVGGACYCLGMVFFKSDGLVPFAHAIWHLFVAMGAGIHYYAIWRYLYIPPDNQVQTSR
- the LOC124464941 gene encoding monocyte to macrophage differentiation factor 2-like isoform X1, with translation MNLVRFMNNRVPADKRYQPTDYEHAANCATHALWIIPSLLGSSVLHFLSEDQWERVSAWLYGAGLSSLFIISTLFHTVAWKKSHLRRGVEQCFHMCDRMVIYFFIAASYAPWLNLRELGPWGCHMRWLVWVMATVGTTYVFFFHERYKIMELFCYTVMGVFPALVILSMPDRAGLCELLVGGACYCLGMVFFKSDGLVPFAHAIWHLFVAMGAGIHYYAIWRYLYIPPDNQVQTSR